A window from Marinagarivorans cellulosilyticus encodes these proteins:
- a CDS encoding helix-turn-helix domain-containing protein, giving the protein MYKFYKTALYSGVALFAISLVGLCVGYKASYISAKLNVGSDSDIPWSPITEQIDAAQGSVLQLKPNSEFIEYESYLPATQEFPYTAYTFKFGNDGNTDSAIDLTPYDSIDFNITCTPQNVLLFNVFTHDPEITLPQQNPTQRVNSTFFSCDASWQLIKIRLASLVTPVWWFNEYRLELSKQAYDLTRAYRFSIVNSLQSPRDTQLDIKIKDVRLSGRKRQYFYFTLAATALLWLVFAFWVIKRYVYFLTLDLREKVKKDRQIIAYKELTINPQKNKEVSDVLRFMATEYASPEISLDMACGKLGINRTKINEILKTELSLTFNTYLNKLRITEAARLLTKNKSATIAEIAYSVGYNNVSYFSKLFKAEYGCTPKTFKQLYD; this is encoded by the coding sequence ATGTATAAGTTTTATAAAACCGCACTTTATTCTGGGGTAGCACTATTTGCTATATCGCTCGTAGGCCTCTGTGTCGGCTATAAGGCCTCTTATATTAGCGCTAAACTTAATGTCGGTAGCGATAGCGATATTCCTTGGTCTCCAATCACCGAGCAAATTGATGCGGCCCAGGGCTCCGTCTTACAGCTAAAGCCAAATTCTGAGTTTATTGAGTACGAATCCTATTTGCCTGCGACCCAGGAGTTCCCCTATACCGCCTACACCTTTAAGTTTGGCAACGATGGCAATACAGATAGCGCTATAGATCTAACGCCTTACGACAGCATCGATTTCAATATTACTTGCACGCCGCAAAATGTACTGCTTTTTAACGTATTTACGCATGACCCCGAAATTACTTTGCCGCAACAAAATCCTACCCAGCGCGTTAACTCAACGTTCTTTTCATGCGATGCCAGTTGGCAGCTAATTAAAATTCGGCTCGCTTCACTTGTAACCCCCGTCTGGTGGTTTAACGAATACCGTTTAGAGCTATCTAAACAAGCCTATGATTTAACACGCGCCTACCGATTCAGTATTGTAAATTCCTTGCAAAGCCCGCGAGATACGCAATTGGACATAAAAATAAAAGATGTACGTTTAAGTGGGAGAAAACGGCAGTACTTTTATTTTACGTTGGCTGCAACTGCATTGTTATGGCTAGTTTTCGCCTTTTGGGTGATAAAACGCTACGTCTATTTTTTGACCCTAGACCTTAGGGAGAAAGTAAAAAAGGATCGCCAAATTATTGCCTATAAAGAGCTAACCATTAACCCACAAAAAAATAAAGAAGTTAGCGACGTCTTGCGCTTTATGGCTACCGAGTATGCCAGCCCAGAAATAAGCCTAGATATGGCCTGTGGCAAACTGGGCATTAATAGGACGAAAATCAACGAGATTTTAAAAACAGAGTTAAGCCTTACCTTTAACACCTACTTAAATAAGCTACGCATAACCGAAGCTGCAAGGCTTTTAACCAAGAATAAATCGGCCACAAT
- a CDS encoding BamA/TamA family outer membrane protein, which produces MNLFPSDDRDDNYYPSSGRFFDVWLGRNDSRWGSDAEYNRATLNYSQYLPVSSNHIIALSLNASEVDGDTPFFLKPSLNMRGFVTTKYQDEAAASTHIEWRYKFSTRWGSMVSYEAGSVGSSLSKLKNIILSVGAGIRWKIQKDNNLNLGVDVGVSKDDSAFYIVIGEKF; this is translated from the coding sequence CTGAATTTATTCCCGAGCGATGACCGTGACGATAACTATTATCCTTCTTCGGGTCGCTTTTTTGATGTTTGGCTCGGTCGCAACGACAGTCGCTGGGGAAGTGACGCTGAATACAACCGAGCAACATTGAATTACTCTCAATATCTTCCCGTAAGCTCAAACCACATTATCGCTTTAAGCCTGAACGCAAGTGAGGTCGATGGCGATACGCCGTTCTTCCTTAAACCTAGTTTAAATATGCGCGGCTTTGTCACAACAAAATATCAAGACGAAGCCGCTGCATCTACGCATATTGAATGGCGCTATAAGTTCTCTACGCGCTGGGGATCTATGGTTTCATACGAGGCAGGCTCTGTTGGCAGCAGTTTGAGTAAGCTGAAAAATATAATTCTTAGTGTAGGCGCTGGCATACGATGGAAAATTCAAAAAGACAATAATTTGAATTTGGGTGTGGATGTTGGCGTGAGCAAGGATGACAGCGCATTCTATATTGTTATTGGTGAAAAGTTTTAA
- a CDS encoding lytic murein transglycosylase translates to MNWSSLLFQQSLRIFCVTLLISCTEVFANDEQASTDKTFEACRTTLRENAQAKGFSNWILTDVINNLKPLERVIKHDRSQPEFTESFVGYTRKRVSEFRIATGKKMLAEHAALLAKLSKEYGVPARYIVAFWGLETNYGGYKGKIEILNALATLACDPRRSGYFTQELYNLFTLLDDGRVQQEQLLGSWAGAMGHMQFMPTTLITYGVDGDGDGKLNVWDSLPDALASAANYLNKIGWNKEEIWGRKVELPKNFAFSRVTLDTRYPLSHFKKLGITKSYRRPLPDYDTEAKLILPSGHLGPAFLVYDNFSIILKWNYSQNYALAVGLLADQLIDINHGLDNYTAEPHAFTNEDLKTLQQKLADKGFNIGKPDGIWGPKTRKAMQQYQLQNQLTADGFPNQEVFEKLSIVLNNG, encoded by the coding sequence ATGAATTGGTCCTCTCTTTTATTTCAACAGTCATTGCGTATCTTTTGCGTGACGCTACTCATATCCTGTACCGAAGTGTTCGCGAATGACGAACAAGCTAGCACTGATAAGACCTTTGAAGCATGTCGCACGACTCTTCGCGAGAATGCTCAAGCGAAAGGCTTTTCAAACTGGATACTCACCGATGTCATCAATAATCTAAAGCCACTTGAGCGCGTGATCAAACATGATCGCAGTCAACCAGAGTTCACCGAAAGTTTTGTGGGCTACACGCGTAAGCGTGTTAGTGAGTTTCGCATAGCGACAGGCAAAAAAATGCTGGCCGAGCATGCTGCACTGTTGGCTAAACTATCAAAAGAATATGGGGTTCCTGCGCGCTACATTGTTGCATTTTGGGGGTTGGAAACTAACTACGGTGGTTACAAAGGAAAAATTGAGATACTCAATGCACTAGCAACATTGGCTTGCGACCCTCGTCGTAGTGGGTATTTCACGCAGGAACTCTATAACTTATTTACACTATTAGATGATGGGCGCGTTCAGCAAGAGCAACTTTTGGGGTCTTGGGCTGGAGCAATGGGTCACATGCAATTTATGCCTACCACGCTAATAACTTATGGGGTGGATGGCGACGGCGACGGAAAGCTAAACGTATGGGATAGCCTACCTGATGCATTAGCGTCAGCTGCAAACTATTTAAATAAAATAGGTTGGAACAAAGAAGAAATATGGGGGCGCAAGGTTGAGCTACCCAAGAATTTTGCTTTTAGTCGCGTCACCCTGGATACTCGTTATCCTTTAAGTCATTTTAAAAAGTTAGGCATCACAAAAAGTTATCGGCGCCCTCTTCCTGATTACGATACCGAGGCAAAGCTAATTTTGCCGTCGGGCCATTTAGGCCCGGCATTTTTGGTATACGACAACTTTTCCATCATACTCAAATGGAACTACTCACAAAACTACGCACTTGCAGTAGGTTTATTGGCTGATCAACTTATTGATATTAACCATGGGCTTGATAACTATACTGCCGAGCCGCACGCCTTTACCAACGAAGATCTTAAAACCTTACAGCAAAAACTGGCAGATAAAGGCTTCAACATCGGGAAGCCAGACGGGATTTGGGGGCCAAAAACACGTAAAGCTATGCAGCAATACCAACTGCAAAACCAGTTAACGGCTGATGGTTTTCCCAATCAAGAGGTTTTCGAAAAGCTTTCGATAGTATTGAATAATGGCTAG